Genomic segment of Nonomuraea helvata:
GTGGGCAGGATCTTGCTCTCTTCTTCCTTGACGTGGTGCGTGACGGACTCGACCAGCTGATCGAGCGTCTTGCGGAACTCCGGCGTGCCGGGCCTGGCCCGTACGAGCGCGTCGAGGAGGATCTCGGCCTCTTTGTGCTCCTCGACGCTGTGGTGGGCGTCGATGAGCGGATAGACCCGGTCCTCCTCGGCCCGCGAGTGGGCGACCAGGAGGGCGTGCAACTCCGCCACGGTGGCCGACGGGTCGCCTTCCTGCTTCTTGAGCCGCTCGAAGAGCCTCTCCACGGTCCGGTGGTCACTGGTGATCAGAGTGATGACGTCGGTTGCCATGGTGGCCACTGCTACCCAGGTGAACAGCGGCCAATCAAGGGGGAAGCCGGTCAGGCGTTCTCCAGGCGCGGGCGCAGCCGTACGGCCTGCCTGAAGGTCCGGCCGGTCAGGCGGGCCAGCCCGGCGGCGGCCAGGAGCGCGGCCGCCACGCAGGACACGCCGCCGATCTCCAGCGCGATCCGCGGTCCGAGCCCGTCGCTGAGCCAGCCGAGCAGCGGCCCGCCGAGCGCGCCCGATCCCGCGCTGACGATGGACAGTGCCGCGATGACCCGGCCGCGCATGGGCTCGGGGCTGTCGAGCTGGGCGCGCGCCGAGACGGTGGTGTCGAGGGCCACCGCGCCGGCCGCGATCGGCAGCAGCACGGCCCCGAACGTCCACAGCTCCGGCATCAGGCCGCTCACCGCCTGCGCCACCCCGGTCGCGAACGCCGTGATCAGCAGCAGCCGGATCGTCAGGTGGGGCCTGGCGGCGACCAGGAAGCCGCCGAGCACGGTGCCGACGGCGAAGACCGTGGACAGCAGGCCGTACCCGCCGGCGCCCGCCTCCAGCGGGCCGGCGCTCATGGCGGCCATGGTGACCTGATAGTTGCGCCCCACGCTGCCCGACACGAACCAGAGCGCCAGCACGACCAGCAGCCACGGGGTACGCAGCACGTACCCCAGGCCCTCGCGCACGGAGCCGCGCTGCCGCTCGGCGGGCGCGAGCCGGTGGAACTCCTCACGGCGCATGGCCAGCACCGCCGCGACCACCGCGAAGAAGCTGGCGGCGTTGATCACGAACAGCCCCTCGTTCCCCGTGAACGGCAGCAGCACGCCCGCCAGGCTCATGCCCATGATGCGGCCCGCGGAGCTGAGGATCGAGCCGAGCGCCATCGCGTTCGGCAGGTCGGCGGGCGGCACCACCTGCGCGCCGAACCGCCCGAGAGCGGGGCCGCCCAGCGCGGTGATCACGCCGCCGGCCAGCGCGACCCCGTAGATCGGCAGCACCGACCCGACGCCGCTCATCGTGATCAGCGCCAGTACGGCGGCGAGCGCGGCCTGCGCGAGCTGCGCCGCGATCACGACGGGGCGGCTCGGCAGGCGGTCGGCCAGCGCGCCGCCCCACATGCCCAGCAGCAGCGTCGGCAGCGCCTGCATGACGAGGCTCAGCCCGACGCTGGTCGCCGAGCCCGTCAGCGTCAGGATGAGCCAGTTGACACCGAGCACCTGCATCCAGGTGCCGGTGACGGAGACGAGGTCAGCTCCCGCCCAGAGCCGGTAGTTGTGGTGCCGGAGAGCCCTGAACGTGGAGGAAGAGAGAGACAAAACGGGTCCTAGCCTTGAAGATTCACCGGGGGGTCAAACACGGTGATCTCAGAGGCGGATTCCGGTCTGACCGGAATGTGAGGCAAGACACGTCTAATTGATGTTTAAACAAGCTCGAGCGGTTCGTCCCGACTCACCAGCGCCGCGTAGTGGCCGCCGCGCGCCATCAGCTCGTCGTGGGTGCCGCGCTCGACGATCTTCCCGTCGTCCAGCACGGCGATCTGGTCCGCGTCGCGGACGGTGGACAGCCGGTGCGCGATCATGATCGTGGTACGGCCCTGCGCCAGGCTGTCGAGCGCCTCCTGCACGGCCCGCTCGGTCTGGGTGTCCAGCGCGCTGGTGGCCTCGTCGAGGACCAGCACCGGCGGGTTGCGCAGCAGCGTGCGCGCGATGGCCAGGCGCTGCTTCTCGCCGCCCGAGAACCGGTAGCCGCGCTCGCCCACCAGGGTGTCGTAGCCGTCGGGCAGCGAGGCGATGTGGTCGTGGATGCGCGCCGCCCGCGCCGCCGCCTCCAGCTCCTCGTCGGTGGCCGACGGCCTGGCGAAGCGGAGGTTGTCCGCGATCGAGGCGTGGAACAGGTACGTCTCCTGCGACACGACGCCGACCGCCTCGCTCAGCGTCTCGAACGTCAGCTCCCGCACGTCCACCCCGTCGATCGTGACCCGGCCGCCGGTGACGTCGTAGAGCCTGGGCAGCAGGTAGCTGAGTGTGGTCTTGCCCGATCCGGTCTCGCCCACGATGGCCAGGCTGGAGCCGGGAGGGACCGTGAGCTCCACGCCGGTGAGCGTGGGGGCCTCGCCGTACGAGAAGTCGACGTCCTCGAAGCGGACCTCGCCGCGCACGTCGCGCAGCTCCCGCGTGCCGGGGTGGATGTCGACCGGCAGGTCGAGGTACTCGAAGATCCGCGCGAACAGCGCCAGCGAGGTCTGCACGTCCACGCCCAGCCGCAGCAGCGACACCATCGGCCGGAACAGGCTGGTCTGCAACGTCGTGAACGCCACCAGCGTGCCGACCGAGATCGCGCCCGTGTAGCCGACGGCCCAGTAGATCAGCGCGGGCATCGCGGCCATGACGAGCTGGATCGACGACTGCCGCCAGCGTCCGGCCATGCTCACCCGCACGCCGACGTCGGCCAGCTCGCCGGAGGCCCGCCCGAAGCCCTCGGTCAGCTCGCCGGAGCGGCCCATGGTGCGGCCCAGCAGGATGCCGCTGATCGACAGCGACTCCTGGACCATGGACGCGATGCCGGCCAGCTTGCGCTGCTGCTCGGCGGTGATGCGCTTGCGTTCGCGGCCGACGTTGCGGCTGATCCACACGAACACCGGCATCAGCAGCAGCGAGATCACCGTCAGCCGCCACTCGAGCGCGACCATGGCGACGATGGTGGCGATCACCGTGGTGAGGTTGGAGACGAGGGAGGCGGCGGTCGTGGTGACGACCGACTGCATGCCGCCGATGTCGTTGGCGATGCGCGACTGCACCTCGCCGGTCCTGGTGCGGGTGAAGAACGCCAGCGACATGCGCTGCAGGTGACCGTAGACGGCGAGGCGCAGGTCGTGCATCACGCGCTGGCCCACGGTGGTGGAGATCAGTGTCTGCAGCACGTCGAACACGTTGGTGGTGACCGCCACCGCGATCATGCCCAGGGCCAGCAGTGTGAGCAGGCCGGCGTCCCTGGCCGGGATCGCCACGTCCAGCACCTCGCGCAGCAGGAACGGCGAGGCCAGCGCCACCAGGGACGACAGGAGGATGAGGACGCCCACCAGGGCCAGGCGGCCACGGTAGGGGCGGAACAGTTTGATGATGCGCCCGAGAGGCGCGCGTGGTTCCTCCGCCAAGTGGGGCCTCCTTTCAGATGTCCACTCAAACAGAGGTTAACTCATATTTGTTCCGGCTAAACTTCGGGAGTATGGAAGAGACGGAGCTCGCCGAGCTCTTGCACCTGGTGGGGCGGCGGTTGCGGCACGGGTACATCCAGCGGCTGGGGCCGCTCGGGCTCAACCCCGGCCAGGCGCGCGCCCTGCGTGCGCTCGCCGACGCCGCGCAGCCGCTGCGCATGGTGCAGCTGGCCGACCACCTGCGGATCGTGCCACGCTCGCTCACGCCGGTGGTGGACGCCCTGGAGTCGGCGGGGCTCGTACGCCGGGAGGTCGATCCCGCCAGCCGCCGCTCCACGCTGCTGCTGATCACCCCGGAGGGCCGCCGCCTCGCCGCCCGCGCCCGCGACGCCCGCCGCGAGGAGGGGCAGGAGCTCTTCGCCGTGCTGTCGGAGGAGCAACGCGACCAGCTCCGGAACCTGCTGAGTTTGGTGGAGGAGCAATTCCGCTGACCCGCGCCGGGGGTTCCGGACGCTCCCGCCCGGCGTTCCTGCGCACGCCCAACACGGGGCCGGCGCGTTTCGGGGCGCGGCGTGGCGACGCGACGGGTGGGCGCGGGTGTGCCGAGACGCCGTGAGAGGGGCGGGGGTTCAGGCGGCGGGCGGGGTGATGACGGTGCCGCCGAGGACCGTGCCGAGCCAGGGTGGCTGGGCCACAAGAGCCGAGTACGGGTATCGGCCGCGGGCGTCGAAGACGGCGAAGTCGGCCCGGGTGCCGGGCGCCAGTGATCCGATCCGCCCCTCGCCCCGGTCCATCCCCAGCGCGCGAGCCCCGCCCAGCGTGGCCGCCTCCACCAGCTTGCCGTCCAGCCCCCGGGAAATGCGCAGCCCGAGCTCACGGGCGTTCCGCTTGATCGCCCCCGCGACCCCGAGCACGCCGCCGGGACCGGGGTGGGGGCCGGTGGCGAGGGCGAACGGGTTGCCCTCGTCGAGGAGCGCCGGCACGTCGGCCCCAGGCGAAGGGCCGGCCGGGTGGACGGCCACCACGGTCCGGCGCAGCCGCAGCAGCTTGCGCTCCCCGGGGTCCAGGGGCCGGGCGCAGGCGACGTGGCAGAGCCGCCCCAGCACCCCCGCCTCGTCCAGGGCCGCGGGGGAGTGCCGGTCCAGATCCGCCAGCAGTCGCAGCCCGAACGTCCTGGCCAGCACCGCCACGTCCTCCAGCACCTGCGGATCCGGCGTGTGCGCCGCGATCCCCACCGTGCACGGCCGCTCGACCTCGCGAATGGTCGTGATCAGGGCGTTCCGCCCGTACGCCTCCCACTCCTCCTCGCTCCGGCTGGTCACCTCGACGTACGAGATGCCGGGAACCCCGACGGGATCGGCCAGGTCGGACATCACGCCGGCCCGAGCGGTCACGCCGGCGGCGGGGGCGGCGCCGCAGGCGTCCACCAGTCCGGCCACGATCATCCCCGTCCACCGCACTTCGGTGGCGCGCCGGAAGGACGAGAGCACCGAGGCCCGCGTGCCGACCTTGACCACTCGGTCACCCCTGACCGCCACCGCACCGTCACGGATCGGATCGGTGCAGACAGGAAGGACGAGCGGGGCGGAATGGACGACGACGGGCGCAGGCGCGCGCCTGCCCAGAGCCGGGCCGGCGCGCATCGCAGACGGCATGAGATCTCCCGTCGGACTTCTCTTCAGGGCATTAAACGTGAGCCAGGACAAGTACGCAATCAGGACGAACAAGGCAATTTCCCGGTACGGATAAGTCACGACAGGGCGCTCATTTCACAGCACCTGATCGTTGATCTCCTTCAATAACGTCTATACCGTCAATCCGTGATTGTCCCGAAGAAGCTGTTGAAGGGGGTGCTGGCGGCCATCGTGCTGATCCCGGTGAGCCTCATGGCGACCCCCGCTTCCGCAGCACCCCCCACAGACCCCGAGTATCCGTGGCGGCAGAACCACTGGCCGCAAACGCAGCCCTGGCAGCTCGACGCACCCGCCGACGCCCAGGCCCTGCGCACCCGCCCGCCCGGCGGCATCAAGCCCATCGACCCGCAGAACTGGGCGAACCCCGACAGCATGACGTGGGCGGACTACAAGCAGCCGCCCGGCACCAAGTGGAACGACCCGGCCGTCAAGGGGTCGAAGCGCACGTTCAAGGGCGCCCTCGTGCTGCTCGACTACCCGAACCAGCCGTTCGTGGTCACGCAGCCCAAGGGCTCGACCATCTACGCGAACCCGAGCGCCGAGGCCCACGACATCCCGCGCGACCAGGTGGCCAGGTTCTACCAGGACTTCCTCAACACCCCGAACGCCCTCAACAAGGGGCACACGATCCACGAGTACTGGATGGAGGACTCAGGCGGCAGGTACGGGGTGGAGCTGACCGGGTTCGGGCCCTACACGCTGTCGGGCAAGGACCACGAGTACGCGATGGAGTTCCAGGGGGGCACCGGCTGCCCGTCCGGCGACAACTGCACCAAGAACCTGCGTACCGAGGGCAACGCCGCCTGGATCTCCGCCGTCGGCGAGGAGACGGCCAAGCAGTTCGACTTCGTCTTCTACCTGAGCGCCGGCCAGGACGAGTCGTCCACCTGGCAGGAGTTCGGGATGATGAAGTTCCCGACCAAGGAGGACGTGCCGGACGAGTGGGGCCCGCCGGACCCGGCGCTGCCCAACTGGGTGGCCACCCGCTACGTCGACTGGACCTCCTGGCAGGCCGGCTCCAACTTCTGGCCGAACGCCCGCTTCGGCATCGACTCGGTGCAGGCCGAGAGCTCCGGCATGGCCGTCTACGCCCACGAGCTGAGCCACATCATGGGCATCGCCGACAACTACAACAATCCGTACGGCGTACCGCCCAAACGGGCGTACACCGGCGTCTGGGAGATGCTGAGCCGCGGCAGCTTCAACGGCCCGGGCGGCCCGCACTCCCGCTGGCTGATCCCGCCGACGGCCGGCGCGTCCATGGGCGCCCAGCACATGCTCCGCAACAAGATCAAGCTGGAGATGGTGGACGAGCAGAACGTCTTACGCCTGTCGCGCGCGGCGCTCGACGAGTCGGGCCTGGTCACCGCCAGGGTCCTGGCCCGCGTGGCCCAGCCGGGCAAGAACGAGCTGGCCGGCGTCAACATCTCGTTCGACACCGACGGCGACAAGAGCTCGTGCGACAAGGCCGACCCGCTCTGCGACGGCGGCGGCTACGACAACTACACGGTCGAGGTGGTCGACCGCATGGGCACCGACTCGTTCACCCCTGACTCCGGCGTCCTGCTGGCCAAGACCAAGAACCAGGACAAGGCCCCGTTCGAGTGGGTGATCGACGCGAACCCGCAGGACATCAACATGACCGACTACGTCATGCCCGACGGGACCAGGGTGCCGATCACGATCGGCGACTACCGCCAGCTCGCCGACGCCCTCTTCCACGCCGGCACCGACTCCGGCAGCGAGTACGAGTACGTCGACCAGGCCAACCGCCTGCACTTCTACATCACCGACGTCAAGCGCGACCGCGACGGCCTCCTCTCCTACACGGTCGCCATCCGCTCCCTCGACGGCGCGGGCCCGCAGAAGCGCGGCGTCAAGGTGCTCCCGGCGGCCGGCCTGCCGACCGGCAAGGGCATCTCCAGCTGCAAGTTCCCGCTGTTCAACACCGGGAGGTCCGCGCCGGCGCAGGGTCAGCACCCGGAGGACGTCAGCGCCTACCTCAACTCCGACGTCTACCGCCTCAAGGCTGAGGTCCAGGGCAAGGGCTGGACCGCCCAGCTCCCGAACGCGCTGGCCTCCGTCGCGTTCGGCAAGGAGGATCTGGTCACCGTGAACGCCGTGCGCGCGTCCGGCGGCGACCGGCTGGCCAGGGTCAAGCTCACCGCCACCTCGGAGAGCGACCCCAGCAAGACGGCGACGGCCACCTGTCATGTGATCGGCTAGTGGATGAACGATGGGGTACGGCTGGCGCAAGCCGTACCCCATCGGTTTGAATCACCCCAGGGGGTGTTCGTTGACAGGCGAGCTGCCGGACAAGCCGAAACCACGACGGAGAAGGGTACGGTGGGCCGCGCCGGTCTCCGCGGGACTGGCGGCCGCCGCGGCGAGTGTGCTGACGGCGTCCATGGAGTGGGAGATCCCGGCGGGGGCCAAGATCGCCGTCACCGGGGCGGCGGCCGCCCTCGTGGGGCTAACCACCTGGGCCACCACCGAGCCGCGCGGGCCCAAGCGCCCGGCGCTGCCCGGCCCCGCCTCGCTCTCGCCCGACCAGTGGCCGCCCGTCCCCGAGCACTTCACCGGGCGCGCGGAGTCGCTCGCCGAGTTACGCGAGGTCTTCACCGAGCGCAGGAAGTCCTCGGACCTGTCGCCGCCCCTCGTGGTCTCGGTGTACGGCCGGGGCGGCGTCGGCAAGTCGGCGCTGATGACCAGGTTCGGGCAGGAGGTGGCCGGCTGGTTCCCCGACGGCAGGCTCTACGCCGACCTGCGCGGCGGCGTGGACGCCCCGGTCCGCCCGGACGAGGTGCTGATGGGGTTTCTGCGCGCGCTGGACGTGCGCCTGACCACCGACCCCGGCGGCCTCGACGAGTTACGCAAGCTCTGGCTGACCTGGACCAAGGGCCGCAGGATCCTCGTCGGCCTGGACAACGCCCACGACGCCGACCAGGTCAAAGCGCTGATCCCGGCCGAGCCCGGGTGTGCGGTGCTGGTCACGTCGCGTGCGCCGCTGTTCCTGAACGGCACCCATGACACGCGGCTCGCCGTGTTCAGCGAGGCGCACGGCGTGGAACTGCTGGCCCGGCTGGCCGGCGGCGCCAGGGTCGTCGAGGACCTCGACGCCGCCAAGGAGGTCGTGCGGATGTGCGACTACCTGCCGCTGGCGATCAACATCTGCGGCGCCCGGCTGGCCACCCGCGAGCAGTGGACCATGCGCGAGATGGCGGGGCGCCTGGCCGACACCCGCCGCCGCCTCGACCAGCTCGAAGTGGCCCCGACGGTCGACAAGAGCGTGCGCGCCTCCGTACAGCTGAGCTACGACGACTGCACGGGGATGCAGCGCCGCCTGCTGCGCCTGCTCAGCGCGCTCACCGCGCCGGACGTGCCCGGATGGGTGGCCGGCGAGCTCCTCGACATCTCCGGGCTCGACGGCGCCGACCAGCTCGAGGCCCTCATCGACGCCCAGCTCGCCGAGTGCTCGGGCACCGACCAGACCGGCGCGATGCGTTACCGCCTGCACGACCTGGTCAGGGTGTTCGCCGCGGAGCTGGCCGAGCAGGACGAGGCAGGACGGCGCAGGGCCGCCGTCGAACGCGTGCTCTACGGCTACCGCCGCCGCGCCGAGGAGGCCGCGCAGGACCGCTGGCCGCAGGACTGGAGCCGTGGCGGCCGCCGCGCCACGCCCGACGGGCAGGTACGGGCCGCCGACTGGCTCAACGCCGAGCGGCTGTCGCTGATCGCCATGATCCACCTGGCCCGCCAGCTCGAGCTGTGGGAGCTGACGTGGGGGCTGACCAGGGCGTTCTGCTCGCTGTGCCACTCGCTGCGCGCGTACTGGACCGACTGGGTGGCCGTGGCGGAGATCGGCTGCGAGGCCGCCGCGCAGAGCGGCGACCGGCGCGCGCTGGCCATCGCGCTGCTCGACAGCGCCTCCGTGCACGGCGGCCTGGGCCTGCGCGAGCGGGCGCTGGAGGAGGCGGAACAGGCGCTGGAGGCGTTCGCCGGACTGGGGGAGTCGTGGTGGGCGGCCAGGGCCATGCGCACGATCGGGATGACGCTGTTCAGCGACGGCCACCTGGACCGGGCGCAGGATTACCTCATCGGGGCCATCACCGCGTTCAAGGGCGAGGACGACCTGTGGTGGATGGCCCGCACCCAGCGCAACCTGGCCGAGATGCGCATGGCGGAACGCCGTCCGGACGAGGCCAGGGAGCTGCTGGAGGACGCCCTGGAAATCTTCAAACGGGAGGGCAACCGCTACTCGGAGGCCCAGACGCTGCGCGTCTACGGCGAGGTGCTGGCCGCGCAGGCGCGCGCCGAGCACGGGGACGGCGACCACCGGCTGGCCGTCAACCTGTTCACCAGGGCCGGGTTCAGCCTCGACCGGGCCGCAGAGATGTTCAAGCAGCGCGGTGAGCTGTGGGAGGAGGCGCGCTGCCTGCGGGCCGCCGGAGAGGTGGGCGATCCGGACAACGGGCTGCGCGAGCTCGAGTACGTACGGCGGGCCGATCAGATCCTCGCTGCGCTGGGCGACTCGTGGGGGGTGGCCAGGACCGCCGTGTCGGCCGGTCGGGCGCTGGCGAGGCTGGGACGGACCCAGGAGTCGGAACGGGAGCTGCGGCGGGCCGTGCGGGGGTTCGAGGAGCTCGAGGACCGGTGGTGGATGGCCAGGAGCCTGCGTTACCTCGGCGAGGCGCATCTGGACGCGGGAAGCAGCGGGGCCGCGGTGGAGCCGCTGGAGCAGGCCAGGGAGATCTACCGCAGCCTCGGCAACGAGGCCGGCATGCGCCGTACCCTGGAGCTGCTGAGACGCGCCGCGCGCTGATCCTTCAGGTGAGCGGGCTCCTGATCAGCTCGCCCGCCGCCTGCCTCGCCTGGAGGATGCTCTCCTCGAACAGCTTGCGCACGTGCGCCGCCTGATCGGCCAGCTCCCTGATGCGCTGGTGGGCCAGGTCGTCCCGCACGGTGTCGGCGATCAGCTGCTGGTACTCGGGGGTCTTGGCGGCCAGCGCCTCGAGCCGCCGGTGCGCGTGGTAGACCCGGTCCGCCTTGATCACCTGCTTGGCGTACTTCTCCAGGTGGCGTACGCGCCGCGACAGCGACGTCCAGGCGGCGTCCAGCGCGCTGGAGTAGGGCTTGAACGCGTCCTCCAGGCCCGGCGGCAGCTCGCGGGGGACGAGCTTGCCGTGCTCGGAGTGCATGGACGACAGCCGCCGCAGCCGCTGGGCGATCTGCCAGATCTCCTCGGGCAGCGACACCTGGTTCTCGATGCTGTCGATCAGGCCGTCCTTGTGGACGCGGGAGGCCATGATCGCGTCGACCGCGTTCTGGGCCCTGCGCAGCAGCATCTGGCAGGGGTAGTCCAGGTCCTCCGGGATGACGTAGTAGTTGGCATGGACCTGGGCCAGGCTGAGTTTCCGCCGAGTCGAGCGATAGGTGCTGTCCATCGCCATCCAGCGGATCAGGACGATCAGGCCGACTCCCATGCCCGCGATCAGTAGACCCTCCATTCCGGTCATCAGGCCGAGCATCGCCAGGAAGCCGGGGAGGA
This window contains:
- a CDS encoding amidohydrolase family protein, with translation MPSAMRAGPALGRRAPAPVVVHSAPLVLPVCTDPIRDGAVAVRGDRVVKVGTRASVLSSFRRATEVRWTGMIVAGLVDACGAAPAAGVTARAGVMSDLADPVGVPGISYVEVTSRSEEEWEAYGRNALITTIREVERPCTVGIAAHTPDPQVLEDVAVLARTFGLRLLADLDRHSPAALDEAGVLGRLCHVACARPLDPGERKLLRLRRTVVAVHPAGPSPGADVPALLDEGNPFALATGPHPGPGGVLGVAGAIKRNARELGLRISRGLDGKLVEAATLGGARALGMDRGEGRIGSLAPGTRADFAVFDARGRYPYSALVAQPPWLGTVLGGTVITPPAA
- a CDS encoding ABC transporter ATP-binding protein: MAEEPRAPLGRIIKLFRPYRGRLALVGVLILLSSLVALASPFLLREVLDVAIPARDAGLLTLLALGMIAVAVTTNVFDVLQTLISTTVGQRVMHDLRLAVYGHLQRMSLAFFTRTRTGEVQSRIANDIGGMQSVVTTTAASLVSNLTTVIATIVAMVALEWRLTVISLLLMPVFVWISRNVGRERKRITAEQQRKLAGIASMVQESLSISGILLGRTMGRSGELTEGFGRASGELADVGVRVSMAGRWRQSSIQLVMAAMPALIYWAVGYTGAISVGTLVAFTTLQTSLFRPMVSLLRLGVDVQTSLALFARIFEYLDLPVDIHPGTRELRDVRGEVRFEDVDFSYGEAPTLTGVELTVPPGSSLAIVGETGSGKTTLSYLLPRLYDVTGGRVTIDGVDVRELTFETLSEAVGVVSQETYLFHASIADNLRFARPSATDEELEAAARAARIHDHIASLPDGYDTLVGERGYRFSGGEKQRLAIARTLLRNPPVLVLDEATSALDTQTERAVQEALDSLAQGRTTIMIAHRLSTVRDADQIAVLDDGKIVERGTHDELMARGGHYAALVSRDEPLELV
- a CDS encoding ATP-binding protein, translated to MTGELPDKPKPRRRRVRWAAPVSAGLAAAAASVLTASMEWEIPAGAKIAVTGAAAALVGLTTWATTEPRGPKRPALPGPASLSPDQWPPVPEHFTGRAESLAELREVFTERRKSSDLSPPLVVSVYGRGGVGKSALMTRFGQEVAGWFPDGRLYADLRGGVDAPVRPDEVLMGFLRALDVRLTTDPGGLDELRKLWLTWTKGRRILVGLDNAHDADQVKALIPAEPGCAVLVTSRAPLFLNGTHDTRLAVFSEAHGVELLARLAGGARVVEDLDAAKEVVRMCDYLPLAINICGARLATREQWTMREMAGRLADTRRRLDQLEVAPTVDKSVRASVQLSYDDCTGMQRRLLRLLSALTAPDVPGWVAGELLDISGLDGADQLEALIDAQLAECSGTDQTGAMRYRLHDLVRVFAAELAEQDEAGRRRAAVERVLYGYRRRAEEAAQDRWPQDWSRGGRRATPDGQVRAADWLNAERLSLIAMIHLARQLELWELTWGLTRAFCSLCHSLRAYWTDWVAVAEIGCEAAAQSGDRRALAIALLDSASVHGGLGLRERALEEAEQALEAFAGLGESWWAARAMRTIGMTLFSDGHLDRAQDYLIGAITAFKGEDDLWWMARTQRNLAEMRMAERRPDEARELLEDALEIFKREGNRYSEAQTLRVYGEVLAAQARAEHGDGDHRLAVNLFTRAGFSLDRAAEMFKQRGELWEEARCLRAAGEVGDPDNGLRELEYVRRADQILAALGDSWGVARTAVSAGRALARLGRTQESERELRRAVRGFEELEDRWWMARSLRYLGEAHLDAGSSGAAVEPLEQAREIYRSLGNEAGMRRTLELLRRAAR
- a CDS encoding MarR family winged helix-turn-helix transcriptional regulator, translating into MEETELAELLHLVGRRLRHGYIQRLGPLGLNPGQARALRALADAAQPLRMVQLADHLRIVPRSLTPVVDALESAGLVRREVDPASRRSTLLLITPEGRRLAARARDARREEGQELFAVLSEEQRDQLRNLLSLVEEQFR
- a CDS encoding M6 family metalloprotease domain-containing protein is translated as MIVPKKLLKGVLAAIVLIPVSLMATPASAAPPTDPEYPWRQNHWPQTQPWQLDAPADAQALRTRPPGGIKPIDPQNWANPDSMTWADYKQPPGTKWNDPAVKGSKRTFKGALVLLDYPNQPFVVTQPKGSTIYANPSAEAHDIPRDQVARFYQDFLNTPNALNKGHTIHEYWMEDSGGRYGVELTGFGPYTLSGKDHEYAMEFQGGTGCPSGDNCTKNLRTEGNAAWISAVGEETAKQFDFVFYLSAGQDESSTWQEFGMMKFPTKEDVPDEWGPPDPALPNWVATRYVDWTSWQAGSNFWPNARFGIDSVQAESSGMAVYAHELSHIMGIADNYNNPYGVPPKRAYTGVWEMLSRGSFNGPGGPHSRWLIPPTAGASMGAQHMLRNKIKLEMVDEQNVLRLSRAALDESGLVTARVLARVAQPGKNELAGVNISFDTDGDKSSCDKADPLCDGGGYDNYTVEVVDRMGTDSFTPDSGVLLAKTKNQDKAPFEWVIDANPQDINMTDYVMPDGTRVPITIGDYRQLADALFHAGTDSGSEYEYVDQANRLHFYITDVKRDRDGLLSYTVAIRSLDGAGPQKRGVKVLPAAGLPTGKGISSCKFPLFNTGRSAPAQGQHPEDVSAYLNSDVYRLKAEVQGKGWTAQLPNALASVAFGKEDLVTVNAVRASGGDRLARVKLTATSESDPSKTATATCHVIG
- a CDS encoding MFS transporter is translated as MSLSSSTFRALRHHNYRLWAGADLVSVTGTWMQVLGVNWLILTLTGSATSVGLSLVMQALPTLLLGMWGGALADRLPSRPVVIAAQLAQAALAAVLALITMSGVGSVLPIYGVALAGGVITALGGPALGRFGAQVVPPADLPNAMALGSILSSAGRIMGMSLAGVLLPFTGNEGLFVINAASFFAVVAAVLAMRREEFHRLAPAERQRGSVREGLGYVLRTPWLLVVLALWFVSGSVGRNYQVTMAAMSAGPLEAGAGGYGLLSTVFAVGTVLGGFLVAARPHLTIRLLLITAFATGVAQAVSGLMPELWTFGAVLLPIAAGAVALDTTVSARAQLDSPEPMRGRVIAALSIVSAGSGALGGPLLGWLSDGLGPRIALEIGGVSCVAAALLAAAGLARLTGRTFRQAVRLRPRLENA
- a CDS encoding hemerythrin domain-containing protein, with amino-acid sequence MATDVITLITSDHRTVERLFERLKKQEGDPSATVAELHALLVAHSRAEEDRVYPLIDAHHSVEEHKEAEILLDALVRARPGTPEFRKTLDQLVESVTHHVKEEESKILPTLAKSVGEKQLKELGKAFKERRAEELKALGVPKQAAPAGSREGASKAELYEKAKKADIPGRSHMDKKELAEALRHST